AATCGATGTCCGCGATACCTCAGGATGTCGCCAGATATGACCTTGAGGCCTCGGCCATCGCTCTAAAGGAGAGAGGGTACGAGGTCGATGATAAAGAGGTGATGCTCCTGGCAAAGAAGGACGGCATCGAGGTGACGGTCTACATGAACGGCCGGCTGATGATCTCTCCGATGAAGGATAGGGAGATGGCCAAGAACTTGGCCGAGAACTTATATTCCATCCTTGTGATGGAAAGGGAAGAGTGATAGAGGAGAAGATCGCAACGATATCTGGCCATTTTATATATAATGTAATTTTAATAAAAATAATATATTTATAATCAAGAAATCGATAACATGGCACCGCTATGAGGATGGGAAGTAGTGGTGAGGTGAGAATATTCTTAGTAGTAGCTTTAGCTCTTTTGCTGGCCGCACCGGTCCTCATCTCCTCCAGTATGATCGCTGGAAGAGATGTTGAGGTGACGGCCATGCCTGATGGGAAGAGCACTGGTACCTATGACCCGTTGACATCCCTTTTTGAGAATTTTACAAAGAGCCAGATAGTAGATGCAAAGCCAAGGAAGGTCGTCACAGGGTTCTTGAACCAGGACCTTCGAAAGGATCTGGCCGTCATCTACTTCGAAAGAACAGGGGTCGACATCTATTATCAATCGCAGGATGGGACCTACCCGGCAGAGCCCTCCAAGAAGATTGTCACCTCGACCGTGCCGACCGCACTTGACATCGGGGACATGAACAATGATGGCCTGACCGACGTGGTCATCGGCTATCCGTCCTCCCCGGGAAAGGTAGAGTTCTTTTATCAGAGGGCAGATGCTAGCTCGTTCACGACGAGCGGATATTTCTCGACGTCGAGGGTCCCGATCGACCTGGTCACTAATGACTTCGACGGGGATGGATACACTGATGTCGCGATCGTATCTGCGAATTCGACAACGACCTGGGCCAGGTTGTATATCCACAAGAATTCCACCTCATTCAATGTCGTGACGATGACCCTTTACTCGATGACCCGTCCTGCCCAGGTTGTAAAAGGCGATTATGATCTGGACGGCAAGATGGACCTTGCGATCGTAGACCGGGGGGCCAATCTTGTCCAGGTATATCGTAACACCTTCCTGGGGGCGGATGATGACACCCCGTGGTCACCATCGGCCAATCTGACCCTTTCCCAGAACCTCATCTCCTCGCCGGTCTCGATAGATTTCATCAATGGGGAAGGGACAGGGGACACAATATTGGCGATCGCATGCAGTGGGAACAATCAGGTCCGCATGTTCAAGCAGAACGGGGGGGGCTTCCAACTATGGAAATACATCGCCACAGAACCTGGCCTGGCCTATGCCAAGGGCATCTTCATCAATAACGACGGCCTGGAGGATATGGCCCTCGTCTACGACACCTCATATAAGCTCGCATATTACATCACGCCCACAGGAACCTCGAACTATGGGTCTCCGAGCGGCACATTCCCGGTCCAGAACGGGCCGAGACAGCTCTTGGCCGCTGACCTGGACCTTGATGGGGATGAGGACCTGTTGATCGTTCAGAACAGAAGTGCTGCCAATGGTGTCCTGACCGTCTCATATTCGGTCAACGCTGTCCTCGCGAGCTCCAACGACCTGCTCTGGGGGGTCACCGACCAGAGGTCCATCTTCATCGGCAACCTCACCGGATCATCTCAGGCGGTCGGTGTATTGGACAGGGGCAACGGGAGGTTGTACATCTATGACTCGGGGGCCTGGCATAGTATAAGCGTTCCCAATACCTCTGACAGGGCCGTCGCATTATCCCTCTATTCCAATGCCATGAGCGATGTGGTCGTCAGCGACCCGGTGAACAACAAGGTCTACATCCTGCAGAGCGGGAGCGGGATCTACTCCACATCATACATCATGATCACTTTGGATGTGCCCTCTCCGTTGACCGGGCCGCTCGGTCTGGATGCCATCGATGAGAACTCAGATGGGCTCACAGACCTGGTGGTCGCCTGCTCGAACGGTATCGTCATCTTCTATCGGTCAGCATCGGGCCAGGGATTTTCGTCGTCGGACAATTACGTCTTCGTCAACGGTCAATATGTGGGGCAATGGGCCATAGCGGGGGATTTCAACAAGGGGGTCGATGGCGCAGGTCTGCCCGACCTGGCGGTCGTGAACATGACCAGCAACCGTATCGAGGTCTATTTCCAACAGCCGTCCGGGCCAAGATATTCTGCCGACATCGGGAAGATGACCACCTTGGCCATACCCTCCGGTACGGTCGTCTGGGCCGATTCATGCGATGTGGACCGTAACGGTCTATTGGATATTGTGATCGGCACCAGCAGTGGAGACCTTGTGGCATACCGCCAGTACGCGACGGGGCTGGATTACTCATATCTGGTGTCATATGCCAGCCCACATGGGTTCCAGACGGCCGCCGTCGGTGATTATGACGATGATGGATGGGATGAGCTGGCCATAGTAGGCTCGAAGGTAGGGTCCGTCTCCTTGGTCCAATTCTCATCCTCAACCTTCAAATTAGATTATGTCCAGACAGGGGGCGCAGGGCCGAATGTCGTGGCCCTCGGGGACATCGATGGGGACAAGAGGGTCGATATTGCATTGGGATCCCCAGGATCTGGTTCGATCTCGATATGGTACCAAAGGAACCTCCCGCCTCATGCCAGCTGGTCCTTGGTCGGAGGGGCGATAACAGAAGGTATCGCGGTGACCCTGGACGCCTCATCCTCCTGGGACAGCTTCTCTGACAACGGCAGCTTGATGTTCTATTGGAAATGGCGCACATCGGGCGGACCTTGGAACAACATACCATCCACGCCCAGCTCTCCTACAGTGCAGTACGCATTCCCTTCGGAAGGGGCCTATGAGGTCAATATGACGGTCATTGACAGGAGCGGGGCGTCGTCCTGGCAGATCAAGGAGCTGACCGTCGTGGACGGGACGCCGACGGCCAACTTCACCTGGTCAGGTAGCCTGGTCGAGGGTTCTGTCATCACTTTCCAGAGCACATCGACCTCGCCTGTGGACCAGATAGTGAAATTCACCTGGGACTTCGGGGACGGGTCGGCCGTGACGATATCTACCGCCAATGTGCCAGTGTCCCATCGTTATCTTTGGGACGGAACGTTCTCGGTCACGCTGTCCGTCGAGGATGTGGATGGGGACGCGCATTCCATGACCAAGCAGTTAACGGTCGCGGACTCCGGCCCAGTGTTCACCGTCTCGTATTCACCGACGGGCGTGACCGAGGGCGACACTGTCAGCTTCACGGCCACTGTGACATCTCCAGACACTGTCGTGAGATATCTGTGGTCCGTACAGAACGACACCGTCACGATCGATGGGATGGGCAGTTCCATCTCTCACAGGTTCATAAGAGATGGCTGGTACTGGGTGAACCTGACGGTGTTCGAGAACGACGCCGACCAAAATACCGTCAGCCTGCAGGTCATAGTCTCTGACACCTTGCCATCGGTCAGTTTCACCATGTCAAAGAGCGTGGTCGATGAGGGCGAGTTCATCACATTCCTCGACACCTCCTACGCATATGACGGCATAGCATCTAGGTACTGGACCTTTGGGGATGGGGGCTTTTCGACCTTACAGAGCCCCACATACAAATACAACGCCCATGGCAATTTCACGATAACGCTCTGGGTCCGCGATGGGGATGGTGACAATGTCTCGTTCAGCAGGACGGTGAAGGTCAACGATACGAATCCATCAGCTGGCAACATCATCTCGAGCGGCACGACGTTCAACAAGGGGACCGATGTCACATTCTCGGTCAATGTGACAAAAGGGGCCGAGACCCCCACATACCTATGGAACATTTCGGGCAGCAGCGGCTCGCCTGTGCTTATCTATACGTCCACCCCATCCTTGTCATATAAATTTACCGTCCCTGGCACTTTCTTTATTGTTCTGACCATCTCCGATTCTGATTTCTCACTTCAAAGGTCGATATCGATAACCATAGTGGACCAGCCCCCGGTACCGAAAGTGGTCGTTGAGAGGGTGGACGTCGACGCCTTCAAGGTGACGGTGTCCGCCAACACGACCCAGGATATAGATGACGACATTGATGGCCTCGAGTTCAGATGGAATTTCGGGGATGGGAGCCCGTGGACCCCCTGGTCCAGCGACAACCGTTATTACACCTGGACCTATGCCAGGGCCGGTATCTACACCATCATATTGCAGGTAAAGGACCCATCGAGCACAAGGCAGACGGAGATCGTGGTGACCCTTGACAAATGGCCCCCTGAGATCATCCTCCGGGACAGCCGTGAAGAGGCCTATGTGGGTGATGCTGTCAGGATAGATGTTAACGTCGTCGATGACATCGATTTCGAGGTATTCCTCTTCTACTCCTATGATGGGAAGAACTGGTCAATGGTCCAGATGGCCCCGACCGACGGAGCTGGTAATTTCTCCGCACAGATCCCTCCGATGAAAAAGGAGGGCACGATGTTCTATCGGATAGTGGCGACCGACATCAACAACAACACAAAAGAGATAGGTCCTTTTGAGATCAAAGTGGTGGAGGAGCCCAGCTATTTCCTTCTATATCTGGCACTGTCGATAATAGCGACCGTATTGGCGTTCTTTGCCATATGGCTGGTGAGGACCAGGCCGGTGGTGGACGAGGTGTTCGTCATCTATCACGATGGCAGCCTCATAGCGCATCAGGCAAGAAGGATGAAGCCTGGGATGGACGACCAGATCCTAGGGAGCATGTTCGTCGCCCTTCAAGGGTTCGTCAAAGATTCGTTCAAGGACGAGGCCTCTCCCATGCTCAAGCGCATGGACTTCGGCGACAGGACGATAATGGTCGAGAAGGGCGACTTCATCTATGTGGCGGTCGTGCTCAATGGAAAGAGGACGAGCAGCATCCCGCCTCGCTTGCAGAAGGTCATCGAGGCCATTGACGAGCGTTATGGCATCGACCTCATCGCATGGGACGGCGACCTGGAAAAGCTCAGGGGCATCAGGGACATTACCGCTCCTTTGTTCAAGAGGAACCCGTTCCTTGACATGGCCGGAAGGAGGAGAGGAAAAAAGTCCGGATGAGATTAGACGCCTGACCCATCTGTTTTTTATACTGCCCTTGGAATCCGACAGGCATGACCTCGACAGAGGAGCTCGTGCTGGTGCTAGGTCTCTGTGGGCTCCTGTCATTCATATCATTTAGATTCGAGCTGCTCACTGCGAGCGGCAGTGTGGCATCGTTCCTGATCGGGAGCCTGATAGGGGTCCTCGGCTCCATCGGCTGGCTTGCGCTCCTCATTGTCTTTGCCCTTACAGGTTTCATGGTGACAAGGTACAAGTTCGAGGTCAAGAGAAGGAAGGGACTGCAGGAAGGGACGAAGGGCGAGAGGACATGGAGGAACGTCGTCGCCAACGGCCTGGTACCTCTATTGGTCGCGGTCATCTTCTATCTTTCAGGGGACCAAGGAAACGAGACCGCTGGCCTCGTATATCTGTGTGCGATAGGGACGGCGGCCTCCGACACCATCGCCAGTGAGATGGGCGTTCTTAGCCCCAGGACGAGGTCTATAATCACTTTCAAGAGGGTCGAGGCAGGGACGAACGGCGGTATCTCTCTCTATGGAACCGCATGGGCCTTCCTCGGGGCATGCTTCGCGAGCGCCGTGGGATGGGCGGTCCTCTTCCCTGGAGAGCTGCCCGACGTAAGGATCATGGTGCCGGCGGTTATGGGGTTCGTAGGCTGCAACATAGACTCGGTCATCGGTGCTACCCTTGAGAACCGGGGCTATGTGGGGAAGCTCGGAACGAACGTGCTGTCGATGGCGGCGGGGTCTGCCCTAGGGTATATGATCCTCATCCTGGCCTTATGACATATATGAGCAATCAAATGTGCCTTGATAAAAACGTATAAATACAACATTTTACTTCGGTGGGTTCAAGAAAGGTTTGACGGCCAAAGCGGCGGGGTCACGCCTGGTCTCATCCGAACCCAGAAGCTAAGCCCGCCCGCGTACGCTGTTGTACTGTGGTGCGCGAGCCCACGGGAAGCTTCGCACGCTGTCAGCCTTTCTTATTTTCATCAAATCGATCTAAGGGGCATCTTTTCTTAAGATAAATTCTTATGCGTAGAGGTTTCTAATCAGTAATGATGTTCCTGGGGGCCCGGCTCTGGACTGGATGTTGATCTTCATAGCGTTGCTGTTAGTGCTTCTGATAATGGTCATTTGGTTCGAGTTCAAGTACATGCGGCCGAAGCGAAGGGAGGAGATAGAGGCCGTCCTTAACAGGGATGAAGCTTATAACGCCCTGATGAGCGCCAAGGCGGTCTCGAGGTCCCTCAAGGACATGGGCAAGGACACAAGGGAGGCCGAGGTGCTCCTGGAACGCGCCCAGATGTCATATGACCAGAGGGACTATGCAAAGACAATAAGCGTTGCCAAGGCCACGAAAGAGGTCCTGATCAAGGCGAAGGACATGCCCATTCCAGAGAGGCCAAGGTCGCCCGATGCCCCGGCCGAGATGAAGGAAAGACCGCCTGAAGAGCACAGCGTCCATGAGGTGAAGAAGCTGCCTCAGAACTATCTTGAATCGAAGTTCATGATGACCACCGCGAGGGCGGAGATAGATAAGGCCTCCGCCGATGGAAGGGACGTCGTGGAGGCCGAGAAGCTCATGAGGGAGGCACAGGCATCGTTCGACGCCGCCGACTACACCGAATGCCTCAAGACGTCCTTGAAGGCCAAGAGGTCCATAGGGGCGTCTCCTGCAAAGGATGCTCCCCCATCGCCCGAGGCGAAGGCAGAGATGAAGGCGCCCCCGGCCGTCCCAGGACCAGAAAGGTGCAGGCAATGCGGGGCCGATCTGGTGGAAGGCGACAATTTCTGCGGAAAGTGCGGGGCCAAGGCCGAGAGGGAGGCCAGATGTGCGTCCTGTGGAAACATCCTCGGAGAAGATGACGTGTTCTGCAGGAAGTGCGGCGCGAGAAGGGCATGAAGAGAAGCTATTTATCAGGCCCGTAATATGTTCCAGCAGTTGAAATGATACTGATTAAACTGGGCGGGAGCGTCATCACCGACAAGCGCCGATACAGGACGTTCAGGGAGAGCACCGTCCGCCGCCTCGCCAGGGAGATATTGGGATCGGGCGAGAAGGTCATGATCATACATGGCGCAGGGTCTTTCGGTCACGTCGTGGCCAAGAAGTATGCGCTACATCTAGGCCGTATGTCAGAGGAACAGGTGAAAGGCGTGGCGCAGGTCAGCTGGGACGTCAGGGACCTCGATAACCGGTTCATGAAGGCCCTTGCCGACGAGGGCCTGGACGCTGTCAGCATAGTCCCGGGGTCGGCCGCCAAGCTCAGCGAGGGCAGGTTGTGCGAGCTCGATGTGTCGAAGTTCAAGGACTATTTCGCCCTCGGTATAACGCCAGTATCCTTCGGGGACGTGGTCCTCGATGATGTCAGAGGCTTCGGCATATGCTCGGGGGACCAGCTGATGGCCCGCCTGGCCAAGGATCTGAGACCTAGGAAGGTCATCTTCGTCACGGACGTCGACGGTGTCTTCACCAGCGACCCTCATATGGACCCGGATGCGGAACTGCTGAGAACGATCGACCGGGGCGTGCTGAGCTCCCTTCCCCGCAGCGAGAGGTGCGACGACGTCACTGGCAGCATATTCGCCAAGCTCGAGCACATGCTCGATATGGCGGAGAGCACCGAAGAGGTGATGATCATCAACGGGAATGTGCCAGGAAGGCTCTGCTCTGCCCTGAGGGGAGAAGAGCTGGTCTGTTCCAGGGTCAGGAGCGGTTGAGATGAGGAAGATAGAGAAGAGAAAAGCCGACCATATCCAGGTGGCATTGGGAGAGAAGGTCGTACAGGAGCACAACAATTGGGACGACGTGAAGCTCATACACAACTCGCTCCCCGAGGTGGACCTTGATGAAATTGACACATCCGTGACCATCTTCAAGAAGAGGCTGAGCATGCCGTTGATAGTGACGGCCATCACCGGAGGCTTCAAGGACGCCGAGAGGATCAATGCGAACCTTGCCGAGGCATGCGCGGAGATGAGGGTCGGCCTGGGCATCGGGAGCCAGAGGGCGGCCATTGAGAACCGGAAGGACCCGAGCTACACGGTCCTTAAAGAGCATGATGTACCATTGAAGATAGGCAATGTCGGGGCCCCGCAGCTGATCGCTCAGAAGAGGAGGAGGGCCTTCACCGTTGATGACGTGAAGGACGCGATGGAGATGGTCGATGCCGATGTCATGGCCATCCACCTGAACTACCTGCAGGAGGTCGCCCAGCCCGAAGGGGACACGAGGGCCAAGGGGGTGTTGGACGCCATCAGGGCGGTGGCAAGGGAGGTCCCCTGCATCGCCAAGGAGACCGGTGCCGGTATCTCGAGGGAGGCGGCCATCCGGCTGAAGGGGACGGGGATCGTGGGCATCGACATATCTGGCGTGTCAGGCACGTCGTTCGCCGCGGTGGAGATGTTCAGGGCACGACAGATGGGCGACGCGAGATGCGAGGCCATCGGAAGGCTGTTCTCGGACTGGGGGGTTCCAGCACCTGTATCCCTCGTTGAGGCCGACGTCGGCCTGCCGCTTATCGCATCCGGCGGCATCCTCAACGGTCGACATGTGGCATCGAGCATAGTGCTCGGGGCGAGCTGCGCAGGTATGGCAAAGGCCGTCCTTCCGGCGGCCATGGAGTCCGCCGAGGCCGTGAGAAAGGTGCTTTCCCAGGTCCGGGAGGAGCTGAGGGTCGCGATGTTCCTCACAGGTTCGAAGGACATACCCTCTTTGGCCGAGAAGGACTGCGTGCTCACCGGCATCACCAGGGAATGGATCGTTCAGAGGGAGGGTTGAAGATGGAGCTTCCGAAAGAGATGGACAAGATGGCAAAAGAACTCCACCAGAGCATCATGGGCTATCTGGAGTATGGCAAGTATGAGAAGCTCAGGAAGGCGATGATGCATTATCCAGAGGCGGGGGGAAAGCGCATGAGGCCTATCCTGGCCATGCTGGTCGCCGAGGCGGTCGGCAAGAACGGTAAAAAGGCCGTACCTTTCGGCTGCTGCCTAGAGATGATACACAATTTCACATTGGTGCATGACGACGTGATGGACAAGGACCCCGTCAGAAGGGGAAGGCCGGCGGTGCACATCGTCTACGACGAGCCGACCGCCATCATCGCCGGAGATGCGCTCTTCGCCAGGGCATATGATGTCCTCAGCGAGACGGACGTGCCTGGAGAGGCCCTTAGAGAGCTGGTGCACATCGTCTCGGAGACGGTCTATCTCATCGCCGAGGGGCAGCAGATGGACATCGACAATGAGGACCGCCCGACCGTGAGCATCGAAGAGTACCTTGAGATGGTGGAGAAGAAGACCGCCGTGCTCTTCTCCTGCGCGGCCGAGGGGGGTGCCATCATCGGCGGCGGCACGAAGGAGCAGGTCTCCGCAATGAAGGAATGCGCCAGGCTCTTCGGCATAGGGTTCCAGATATGGGATGACGTGCTCGGTATCATCGGCGACAGCAAGAGGACCGGGAAGCCGGTCGGCTCTGACATCAGGAACGGGAAGAGGACGCTCATCATCGTGCACGCGCTGCAGCACCTGAAGGAAGGAAAGGATAAGGAGACGTTGATGAGGGCGTTGGGCAATGCGCACGCCACTGACGAAGAGGTCAGCGCCGCCATCGATGTGCTCAGGCGCACAGGGAGCATAGATTATGTCACAAAGGCCTCTCAGGACCTTGCCCTGAGGGCGAAAGAGCTTCTAAAATGCCTCCCGGACTGCCGCGAGCGGGAGATGCTGGAGCAGCTCATATCCTACTCGGTCGGAAGGGACAGGTGACTCATCCGCACTCGATGCCGCCCTCCGTCAGCTGGATCTCCGCGCTCTTTCCTTCGGGCAGATGACGGTGCTTCATGACCGTCATCCTTCTCCTCCCTACTCCCGACCTCTCGAGGCGGACTATCGTCTTCGCGTTATGATGCAGCACGTTGCCCCCGAGCGCCTCCACCGACCCTTTGTCGATGTCCATGAACACCTGCGACGTCATCACCACGGGCAGTCCCTTCTTCCTTGCCAATGAGAGGAGCTTTGCGCTCTGCCCTGCCATCGACCTTCTTTCGGCACGCTCCTCGTCCTTGTCCTGCAGGCGATAGAACATGGTCATCGAATCGACTATGATCATCCCTATATCAGGGTTCCCTTCAGCGAGCTTGATGGCCTTGTCAACCATCTGTTCCTGCTCCTTGAAGGAATGGACCTCGCTGAACAGGATGTTCTTGCTCACGTTCTCGAAATCATCGCCGCATATCTGCCTCAGCCGCTCCAGGGATACTCCCTCGGAATCGATGTATATGACCTTCTTCCCCCTCCGGACCATGTTCCTCGCGAGCACCAGGCAGAGATTGGTCTTGCCAGTGCCTGCCTCGCCGTAGATGAGGGTGATGCATCCCATCTCGATGCCCCCTCCGAGCATCGAGTCCAATGACGCGCAGCCGTAAGGAAGATAGTCCACGAAGGCCTAACCGACTCTGGACACATAAATCATTGGTCATCCTTCGCGGAGCGCTCATAGGCACGGAAGGCGAAGATGCAGCACGCGGCCGCCACCTGCGAGACCGCCATGACCGCTATGCCTGAATCGAAGTTTTCGGTCAATGCCACGCTGAGCCCGATGACCACTGGGCCGAAGACCCCTAGCCCGTTGCTCAGGCCGTTGAGAAGGCCAGTAGCGGCGCCGGTGTCCTTGGCCGGGACGATCAGCTGCAAGAGCGTGTAGGCATTGGCAGGGAGCAATGATATGCAGAAGAAAACCGCGAAGCAGCATGCGACTATCTCAGCCTGCCCACTGGCGAACATCATCAGGAGAAGGGAGAGCGCCCCTCCCAAGGTGAAGGCCGCCGTGACCTCGGACCTCCTCCCGATACGGTCGCTCAGCCATGACCCTATAAGTATGCCCAATACGCCTC
This genomic window from Methanomassiliicoccales archaeon contains:
- a CDS encoding PKD domain-containing protein, whose product is MRIFLVVALALLLAAPVLISSSMIAGRDVEVTAMPDGKSTGTYDPLTSLFENFTKSQIVDAKPRKVVTGFLNQDLRKDLAVIYFERTGVDIYYQSQDGTYPAEPSKKIVTSTVPTALDIGDMNNDGLTDVVIGYPSSPGKVEFFYQRADASSFTTSGYFSTSRVPIDLVTNDFDGDGYTDVAIVSANSTTTWARLYIHKNSTSFNVVTMTLYSMTRPAQVVKGDYDLDGKMDLAIVDRGANLVQVYRNTFLGADDDTPWSPSANLTLSQNLISSPVSIDFINGEGTGDTILAIACSGNNQVRMFKQNGGGFQLWKYIATEPGLAYAKGIFINNDGLEDMALVYDTSYKLAYYITPTGTSNYGSPSGTFPVQNGPRQLLAADLDLDGDEDLLIVQNRSAANGVLTVSYSVNAVLASSNDLLWGVTDQRSIFIGNLTGSSQAVGVLDRGNGRLYIYDSGAWHSISVPNTSDRAVALSLYSNAMSDVVVSDPVNNKVYILQSGSGIYSTSYIMITLDVPSPLTGPLGLDAIDENSDGLTDLVVACSNGIVIFYRSASGQGFSSSDNYVFVNGQYVGQWAIAGDFNKGVDGAGLPDLAVVNMTSNRIEVYFQQPSGPRYSADIGKMTTLAIPSGTVVWADSCDVDRNGLLDIVIGTSSGDLVAYRQYATGLDYSYLVSYASPHGFQTAAVGDYDDDGWDELAIVGSKVGSVSLVQFSSSTFKLDYVQTGGAGPNVVALGDIDGDKRVDIALGSPGSGSISIWYQRNLPPHASWSLVGGAITEGIAVTLDASSSWDSFSDNGSLMFYWKWRTSGGPWNNIPSTPSSPTVQYAFPSEGAYEVNMTVIDRSGASSWQIKELTVVDGTPTANFTWSGSLVEGSVITFQSTSTSPVDQIVKFTWDFGDGSAVTISTANVPVSHRYLWDGTFSVTLSVEDVDGDAHSMTKQLTVADSGPVFTVSYSPTGVTEGDTVSFTATVTSPDTVVRYLWSVQNDTVTIDGMGSSISHRFIRDGWYWVNLTVFENDADQNTVSLQVIVSDTLPSVSFTMSKSVVDEGEFITFLDTSYAYDGIASRYWTFGDGGFSTLQSPTYKYNAHGNFTITLWVRDGDGDNVSFSRTVKVNDTNPSAGNIISSGTTFNKGTDVTFSVNVTKGAETPTYLWNISGSSGSPVLIYTSTPSLSYKFTVPGTFFIVLTISDSDFSLQRSISITIVDQPPVPKVVVERVDVDAFKVTVSANTTQDIDDDIDGLEFRWNFGDGSPWTPWSSDNRYYTWTYARAGIYTIILQVKDPSSTRQTEIVVTLDKWPPEIILRDSREEAYVGDAVRIDVNVVDDIDFEVFLFYSYDGKNWSMVQMAPTDGAGNFSAQIPPMKKEGTMFYRIVATDINNNTKEIGPFEIKVVEEPSYFLLYLALSIIATVLAFFAIWLVRTRPVVDEVFVIYHDGSLIAHQARRMKPGMDDQILGSMFVALQGFVKDSFKDEASPMLKRMDFGDRTIMVEKGDFIYVAVVLNGKRTSSIPPRLQKVIEAIDERYGIDLIAWDGDLEKLRGIRDITAPLFKRNPFLDMAGRRRGKKSG
- a CDS encoding DUF92 domain-containing protein; this encodes MTSTEELVLVLGLCGLLSFISFRFELLTASGSVASFLIGSLIGVLGSIGWLALLIVFALTGFMVTRYKFEVKRRKGLQEGTKGERTWRNVVANGLVPLLVAVIFYLSGDQGNETAGLVYLCAIGTAASDTIASEMGVLSPRTRSIITFKRVEAGTNGGISLYGTAWAFLGACFASAVGWAVLFPGELPDVRIMVPAVMGFVGCNIDSVIGATLENRGYVGKLGTNVLSMAAGSALGYMILILAL
- a CDS encoding zinc ribbon domain-containing protein, producing the protein MLIFIALLLVLLIMVIWFEFKYMRPKRREEIEAVLNRDEAYNALMSAKAVSRSLKDMGKDTREAEVLLERAQMSYDQRDYAKTISVAKATKEVLIKAKDMPIPERPRSPDAPAEMKERPPEEHSVHEVKKLPQNYLESKFMMTTARAEIDKASADGRDVVEAEKLMREAQASFDAADYTECLKTSLKAKRSIGASPAKDAPPSPEAKAEMKAPPAVPGPERCRQCGADLVEGDNFCGKCGAKAEREARCASCGNILGEDDVFCRKCGARRA
- a CDS encoding isopentenyl phosphate kinase family protein; this encodes MILIKLGGSVITDKRRYRTFRESTVRRLAREILGSGEKVMIIHGAGSFGHVVAKKYALHLGRMSEEQVKGVAQVSWDVRDLDNRFMKALADEGLDAVSIVPGSAAKLSEGRLCELDVSKFKDYFALGITPVSFGDVVLDDVRGFGICSGDQLMARLAKDLRPRKVIFVTDVDGVFTSDPHMDPDAELLRTIDRGVLSSLPRSERCDDVTGSIFAKLEHMLDMAESTEEVMIINGNVPGRLCSALRGEELVCSRVRSG
- a CDS encoding type 2 isopentenyl-diphosphate Delta-isomerase is translated as MRKIEKRKADHIQVALGEKVVQEHNNWDDVKLIHNSLPEVDLDEIDTSVTIFKKRLSMPLIVTAITGGFKDAERINANLAEACAEMRVGLGIGSQRAAIENRKDPSYTVLKEHDVPLKIGNVGAPQLIAQKRRRAFTVDDVKDAMEMVDADVMAIHLNYLQEVAQPEGDTRAKGVLDAIRAVAREVPCIAKETGAGISREAAIRLKGTGIVGIDISGVSGTSFAAVEMFRARQMGDARCEAIGRLFSDWGVPAPVSLVEADVGLPLIASGGILNGRHVASSIVLGASCAGMAKAVLPAAMESAEAVRKVLSQVREELRVAMFLTGSKDIPSLAEKDCVLTGITREWIVQREG
- a CDS encoding polyprenyl synthetase family protein codes for the protein MELPKEMDKMAKELHQSIMGYLEYGKYEKLRKAMMHYPEAGGKRMRPILAMLVAEAVGKNGKKAVPFGCCLEMIHNFTLVHDDVMDKDPVRRGRPAVHIVYDEPTAIIAGDALFARAYDVLSETDVPGEALRELVHIVSETVYLIAEGQQMDIDNEDRPTVSIEEYLEMVEKKTAVLFSCAAEGGAIIGGGTKEQVSAMKECARLFGIGFQIWDDVLGIIGDSKRTGKPVGSDIRNGKRTLIIVHALQHLKEGKDKETLMRALGNAHATDEEVSAAIDVLRRTGSIDYVTKASQDLALRAKELLKCLPDCREREMLEQLISYSVGRDR
- the radB gene encoding DNA repair and recombination protein RadB, which encodes MDYLPYGCASLDSMLGGGIEMGCITLIYGEAGTGKTNLCLVLARNMVRRGKKVIYIDSEGVSLERLRQICGDDFENVSKNILFSEVHSFKEQEQMVDKAIKLAEGNPDIGMIIVDSMTMFYRLQDKDEERAERRSMAGQSAKLLSLARKKGLPVVMTSQVFMDIDKGSVEALGGNVLHHNAKTIVRLERSGVGRRRMTVMKHRHLPEGKSAEIQLTEGGIECG